The Solanum lycopersicum chromosome 2, SLM_r2.1 DNA window ATAACAAAGTTTGTTTGTAAATATCTATTGAATGTATATCTTGATAATGTAAGCAAGTCATTATACTGATAGTGCGTATACATAAATTTTAGGAAAGAGATTAGTATTCATTTGTCTTCCTCACGATAGCTTTCGATCTTctttaatgttatgttatgttaatttcatattcttttatcgaattaaatgattatttacGTTCACTTTTCTTTCTCTATCACTTTTAATTCGCTCTGTCTTCAGTACCCATTGCCAACTgattagttttttgtttttttttttcctaatttaaacgtttcaattattaaaaaaaaagggaagctCTCACATATAGCTacttaaaaacaattaattactcgccatagctatagtttgataattacaatttctAACTACAtattatatggaggagagaggcgagcgaaattgcgagagagaggagagaggcgagagagagggggaaaagagtgggagaaaggtgaattgtatatgtacattggtaaataattatatattatatatatgtatttgtatatatggaaagAGAGAAtggaagagggaggagagaggcgagcgagtctcggagagggaggagagaggtgaacaagagaggGCATAGAGTGGTAGAGAGGTggattgtatatgtatataattgtatattatacatatgcatttgtatattgcgagattgggagagggaggagaaagGCGAGCGACAGAGGGAAGAGAGTggaagagaggtgaattgtatatgtatgtaggttaaataattgtatattatatagatGTATTTGAATAtcctagcgaattatacatatacaaacgtgactaattatacaaactcgaagtcaatccacgtaattaatgtataatattagtggagagtgataattatagcaaactatagctatgatgaagaattaaatagtataagtttgcttagTTGCGTAATTTTCTCttcaaaaaataacatatagaaCGGTATTTTGTTCACAATTCGCCTACTATTCACAAGCTTATTCCACTAACAGCCCAAGCTGCTATAAACAAGAAGTTTAGCCCAGAAGAACAAGGCCCAAATTTCAGCAATTAAAGTCAAATTCATAGTTCTGGCCCATGAACATAAAGCCCATAATATGGAAGCTTCGAAGAAGTTGCCAGCACGACGTGTCCAGTGAATTGAGAAATTAGAACGTGTGATCGAGAGCGACTACAAAGAACCAGACAATCCAAATACAATAATTCTCTCTCGCCAATCAGAAAGTTGTTCTTCCAAATTCCGATCGGTTACCGCTGAAATCTGTGTGAGAGTGAACAATGGCGTCAACTTTCAGTGGCGATGAAACTGCGCCTTTCTTCGGTTTCCTCGGCGCCGCTGCCGCGCTCGTTTTCTCATGTAAGTTTCATAACTAAATTCGTATATTATTCCGATTCAATGAATTGGAAGTAATGGATTCGTTGTAGGTATGGGAGCTGCTTATGGAACAGCGAAGAGCGGTGTGGGAGTGGCGTCCATGGGAGTAATGAGGCCAGAGCTTGTGATGAAGTCAATTGTGCCGGTTGTTATGGCTGGTGTGTTAGGTATTTATGGATTGATTATTGCAGTCATTATCAGTACCGGGATTAACCCCAAGACCAAATCGTATTACCTTTTTGATGGATATGCCCACCTTTCTTCCGGTTTGGCTTGTGGTCTCGCTGGCCTTTCCGCTGGAATGGCTATTGGAATTGTTGGTGATGCTGGTGTTAGGTATATTTTCATTCTCCTGCTTCTTTGATATATAACATATTACCTGAATGACGTGAAGTGGTTTGGATCTTTccttaaatgaaataattgttACCTCCAATGTCATCTAAGAATTTTTGAACTTACATGAATGTCATCTTATTTGACTGTTGTAAATTGACTCTGTTTAGGGATGTTTGTCAAGGCGCTCTACCTTTTGCATTAGATTCTCTTTGTGCGATTGCTTCTTAAAGTGTTGGTTTTCATAGGAAGGTCTGAACTTTGAATATATCTGATTCTTCCCCGTGCTTGTTGAGTTAGTGACTTTGTTGTAAGAACAGAAACACATTTTTTTAGCATTTCAAAAAGAGTGACTTTGTTGTGCGAGAGCTGTATCTATTTATGAGTCAACTTTTTACTTCATGATGGTGCAATCGGAAAGCATCAATTTTTTTGCTTACTTTGTATCCGTATGGAATAGCCATACTCTACTATTATCTCTCAAGTAAGGACCTCACATgttaggtaattttttttatttgtagaatAAATCATGTGTTTTACTTCTAAGAAGTAAACGCTTCCCTTCTCCTTCTTTCGTCTCGTGTCTCGCTTAAAGCCTCCTAAGTCACGTCGGTTTTGCTAAGTGCTATTAAAAATACTGAATGTAGTCGATAATAATCGTTCTACTTTACACATTGTTGCACCAATGAATTTAGTTGGAACTTCCATTTCAAGTAAAGAATTTTGTGTtctctgatttttttttcttttcttggtaAGTGGTTTTGACTTCACTGAATAAATTTGATCTATAATTTGCAACCTAATACTAATTTCTGCGGCAGTGACATTAGAAGGATTAACCCTATAACTGGGATGTTTTGAAGTGTGAAATCCTACAACTAGCATAAATGTACTGCCTATTTGAGATAAAATTGATTCTAAGATCACATTGTAGCAGACCAAAAAGCAGGCCGTTAACTTATATGAAGTGGAGGACCCTTTTATTGCCTTCATATGAAATATTAAGCGGAATAACAAAACCTAATTTACTGTTAGCAGTTCCTTTAGTAAGATATCGCTCCATTTTCCCACATATGCTGGCTGATCTCTTTCCATTAAGGAATTGCAAATGATTTTGTTTCCACTTTTTCTAGAATTAGTAGATACTATTTTTATCAGGAAATAAAAGTTTTAGTACTTGTTTTTTGATGTGAAATCAAGGTATATATCTGACACTTATCATGAAATTAGTTTACAACATAAATATGTTGTCATCATGAAATCTGTTTTGGCATAGCAAACTATTATTGTCATTCAGAAATGTTTAGGAAGGTGAAAAGCATCGACTCTAAACAGTTTAGTATCATTGTAAAACAAAATGCTTCTTTGTTTGTAAATTCCACTATTGCTGCTATAATTAATGTTCTTAGCCGTGGAGGACTTTTTATATGATTGTTAGATCTCGTACCTGTCATCACTTGATCTGAAGTGATGATTTAAAGTAGTTGTATCTTTCTTAAGCTTTCTCATATGCAATATTTAATGTCTCCAAGTCTTATAaactaacttattttaattttgcacAGAGCAAATGCACAACAACCAAAACTCTTTGTTGGTATGATCTTGATTCTTATTTTTGCTGAGGCGTTGGCTTTGTATGGACTGATTGTCGGCATCATCCTTTCTTCCCGTGCTGGCCAATCTAGAGCAGAATAGatgaaaataatgtattttcaGGTTTATGATGGAATCTTTTTCATCATTGTGCTTGCAGCTTGATAACCGATGCTAGTCGTTAGGTGCatcttctcttttcctttttcttctccttttccttttccttcACACATTGTGTGTTCCCCCGGTGTTTGTAGATTTGGGAGCTGCCTTTTCCCTGTATGTGTGACCAAGAGAACGTTCTCTCGATTTTACCTTTACTGTATTTTCCAATAATGAGTCGCATCTTGTTGCTTGAATGCTGATACGATTGTATTATTATTGGTGGAATGTAATGGTACACCTGAATATATGAAATCCACCTTGATCATTGCTATAACTGCCGGAGCAGCACAATGCCTTTTTGCGTTACTTGTGTATGAATTTGACTTTTACCTATAAAAGGAATGGCAGAATGAGCTGTGCAAGTGAAAGAATCTTTAAATATTGCATACAGAGTTTTGATGCAGTGAAGTGGGTCTGCGATGGAAAATGGGAAGAGCATTAGAATAGACGTTGTACAACTCGAGTTGGGATtgcttttatgttattttgctTCCTTCGAAAACATTCTCTTTCATGTTTTCTCTACCTCTGCTAAGCACAGTGTTAACATTATCTTTGCGACACGTTGAGCTCATAATTTAATGAAATCTGCTGCATTGCATGAGTTATATTTCGGTTCACTTGTGAGTGTGAAGATGCATGTTTGCAATGGCAGACACAACATGTATGATTGACATGAGGCATCTTCATTTTGTTAATTTTGCATATAGCTGTTTTGATGGAACTTAACCAAGAAAACCAGGGATATGTTCTCAGAAGGCCTGTTAGAAATATTTTGGGTGAATTGTTACTTGCATTTCAGTAAACAACATAATAGAGTGCCTTAGTTTCCTCATCTATCTTTCCACAGGCATCAGCTAACTTGGCTCATCAAAGCTTAAGCAgatttttaaaaggaaattctttTTTGTCTCTGGTTGAGTTTTTAACCCAATGTTAAAATTCAGAATTTCGACAAGTTTGGATCAATCAGCTAAAACATGTAATTATAAACATTATTGCAATAGGTAGCATTGAAAAAGCTAGTGCTGTAGCTCTCTTCTGTATCAGAAAattaatacaattaaaaaaaaaaaaggatgatgCCTTTAACGGTCACTGCAGCTGATTTAGTGATAACAATATAATTAACACAGATCTCAACCTCGTGCCAAGCATGctactttattttaatatgattcATTCTTATGTCCACCTCTACCATAGTCTTGTGGGGGTAAAGGACATCAAACATTTACCTACTAATTATTCACTCAAATGGCGAAGCTAGACTAGACCCCTTCATCGCAAATTCATATCGTATATAATAGATGATGAACTTGTCTATGTCACTCGAAAGACGTAAAAACAAAACACCCCACAAAATGTTGGAAATGAATTGATTAGTGGGTCACCATGTCAATCATTTTCTTCCTTTAGTCTCTTTCAGCCTGGCCATAGCCAAAAGGATCCATCATCCCCCACAAAATCCCAGATCCCTAACCTTTTAATCCCTCATCATCCAAATGGTAGGTAGGTTTGAGGAATTTATTTGTCAGCTTCCttcctttattattattacaaaacAAGTACCTAAGTTGTAGTAGTATTCAAACTTCATTAATGCAACTGGAGAGAAAAATGAGTCAAATAGAATGCACACGTTTTTAGGTAAGTCTTGGAAGTAGTACctgttcttatttttttggaaaatagttATAAAACCTAAATTTTGATACTCCATATTATATGGAAAACTTTCGGAGAAAAGgagataaaatggaaaatttacTATATACAAGATATTCTAGCGGTTTTAATTATAGAAATCATTGAATTtgaatgaaatttatttattgattaagtTCCAAAATCAATTGATCAGATGGGATATGGATTCCACACTTGCATGTGGGAGTAAATAGGCCGAGCAAATTAGATAGTAGTAGTATTTTCAACGGCTACATTTTCAGTAACCCAAGATATACCTTTTAAGTATCACGTGATAGAAGCAGACAGGTATttcctgattttttttttgttgttgttggttgtgGGCACATATAATCTTATTCAACTTGCACAACAGTCCAAATCAATTAACTCAACAAACACACTTCTTTTTTAGCTTTCTTTTACTTATTGATAGAAGAACTACATTTTGGTCCCCCACGCCAAAAGAGAGAAATCCCGGGAGTGAGGtgtttgaataataataataataggatAAAACAACAGAAATATTGTTTCTCTTTTACCAAAAATATGCATGAAATTGAAGGACTAAGTTGCTAGCTAGCTACTGTTGCGTTACATTGCACTGCAAATTTACTTCTCATAACTTATACAGAGCtaataataaaaagtaacaAGCTCGGGGGGATTCAGGCGGGTGAAGGTTGGCATGTGGGATCAGCTGAAGATGCGATATCAGGTCCCACACGACAGCCTTCGAGCATGAACACAATGTCCGCCATGGTGGGGCGATCAAGTGGGTCAGGTGCTGTGCATAGCAACCCTACTTTAATTCCTAGCAAGAACTCTTCCCATTCTGATGATTCAGGGTCCAGTTCCAGCAATCCTGGCTCTAATAGTTCCGAAATTTGCCCTCTTTGCAATTGCCTCTTAACCCATTTCACTATGTCCTCATCTTGTGTGAACGTTAAGGGTCTTTTTCCTGTTAGGAGTTCAAGCAACACGATGCCAAAGCTATAAGCATCTGATTCTCTTGTGGTTTCTCCGGTTAATGCTACTTCTGGAGATATATACCCTAGTGTACCAACTGAAGTTGATGTGGAGGGCTCGGTTGGTCTGGCTACTACAAGCTTGCTTAGGCCAAATTCTGAAAGATGGGCTTCAAAGTCTGCATCAAATAGGACATTCTGCGGCTTAACATCTCCGTGGACCATGGAGGATGAGTGAAGGAAAGCCAGGCCACGAGCAATGCCAAGTGCAATGAGGTGGCGCATTGGCCAATTGAGGACATGACCATCTTGGTGGGATGCTTCTTGGAGAAGTGTTGCAAGGTTCCCGTTAGGCATGTAATCATGGACAAGTAGTCTGAGGTTAGGTGGGCCAGCATAGTACCCACGTAGAACTGTGAGGTTCCTGTGCTTCACCCTGCCAAGTGATTCTGCCTCTTTTCTGAACATGTTCTCACCTAGTGATCCATTTGAAAGTCTACGAATTGAGAGCACCATACCATCATTGTAACAGGCCTTGTAGACCACTCCATAATGTGTTCTACTTAGCACATGTTCCTCGTCAAATTCTCTAGTTGCTTCAATTGTTTCAGCAAGTGTGATTTTGTTATTGAACATAACAAGTTTGGGTCCACCATTCTCGCCACTGCCACGACCACCACTGGTCCTTGAACTAGCCCTTGCAGGACTATGCTTCTTTTCTCCAGCTGCTTTCTCTTTGAGCTTCCTGCGCCACCTCAAGAAGTTGTAAGTATATAAGCAGCAGCATGATAAAAGGAGAAGCGCTCCACTGGCAGCCACAGCAATGAACATAATCAATTTATTCCCACCATCACCAGATGTCTCACATCTTCTTTCCAATGGCTCCCCACACAAACCTTGGTTGTCAGCATAATCCAATGAGTTGTTAAAACGGGAGCCCAACATCTCCGGAATCTGGCCGCCCAAATTATTGTTTGACACATTGAAACTCACCAAGCTAGAGAGCATGGTAAGATTAGCTGGGATTTCTCCAGTGAAGTTGTTAGTAGAGAGGTCAAGGACAGTTAGGTTTGATAACCTTGATAGTGACTCTGGTATGTTCCCTGACAGATGGTTCAAGTCGAGCACGAGTGATGTCAAGGATGAACAATTGGAAATATCTACCGGGACTTCACCAGTTAAGTTGTTTCTACCCAAATCTAGCACACTCAAGTGGGAAAGACGTCCGAGATCAGCAGGTATTTGGCCACTCAATGAATTTGAGTGAAGATTCAAATACTCCAGAGCAGAGCAGTTGCCCAAGTCCGGAGGAATCGAACCATTTATGCGGTTGTTAGACAAAGAAAGTACAACTAATGAAGTCAAGAACCCAAATGTAGATGGTATATGGCCAGAAAAGGAATTGGAAGAAAGATTCAAATATTGCATGCCTAATAAGCTACTGAAACCTTCAGGAACATTACCAGACAACTTGTTTTCTTGCAAAGCTATACACTGTAGATTAGGCAAACCAGCAAGATCAAATGGTATTTCACCTGAGAAATTCTGTCCACTCAAATCAACCACCGTTAGCTTATACAAAGTCCCAATGCTAGAAGGAATAGTGCCTGAAAAGCCATTTCTACTCAAATTCAGAACCGAGAGCTGCTGAAGATTCCCAATATCA harbors:
- the LOC101252945 gene encoding V-type proton ATPase subunit c2, translated to MASTFSGDETAPFFGFLGAAAALVFSCMGAAYGTAKSGVGVASMGVMRPELVMKSIVPVVMAGVLGIYGLIIAVIISTGINPKTKSYYLFDGYAHLSSGLACGLAGLSAGMAIGIVGDAGVRANAQQPKLFVGMILILIFAEALALYGLIVGIILSSRAGQSRAE
- the LOC101252647 gene encoding probable LRR receptor-like serine/threonine-protein kinase At4g36180, with the protein product MAAYLLLFLVFLSTLCSAQRNPQTLSEVQALTSFKLSIRDPLGALTDWDSSSSFAPCDWRGVFCINGRVGELRLPHLLLSGPLTTQIGNLRMLRKLSLRSNFFNGTVPASLSKCTLLHSVFLQGNAFSGNLPPEIFNLTDLQIFEVSGNQLSGEIPGELPQSLRYFDLSSNLFSGDIPSKFSDRSQLLLINLSYNRLSGEIPASLGRLQQLQYLWLAYNNLVGTLPSAIANCSSLVHLSAEGNAIGGLIPSAIAALPKLQVISLSNNNLSGSLPASLFCNVSIYPPSLRVVQLGFNAFTNIVKQESSKCFTSLQILDLQHNQIHGEFPLILTNNSALTSLDVSWNLFTGKIPSAIGNLWRLEELRMTNNSFEGALPFEITNCSDLKVLDLEGNRMSGELPMFLGDLRSLKTLSLGRNQFSGSIPSSFRNLSNLENLNLAGNGLNGSLPEEVMGLSNLSTLNLSENKFSGSMPVDIGNLQQLSVLNLSRNGFSGTIPSSIGTLYKLTVVDLSGQNFSGEIPFDLAGLPNLQCIALQENKLSGNVPEGFSSLLGMQYLNLSSNSFSGHIPSTFGFLTSLVVLSLSNNRINGSIPPDLGNCSALEYLNLHSNSLSGQIPADLGRLSHLSVLDLGRNNLTGEVPVDISNCSSLTSLVLDLNHLSGNIPESLSRLSNLTVLDLSTNNFTGEIPANLTMLSSLVSFNVSNNNLGGQIPEMLGSRFNNSLDYADNQGLCGEPLERRCETSGDGGNKLIMFIAVAASGALLLLSCCCLYTYNFLRWRRKLKEKAAGEKKHSPARASSRTSGGRGSGENGGPKLVMFNNKITLAETIEATREFDEEHVLSRTHYGVVYKACYNDGMVLSIRRLSNGSLGENMFRKEAESLGRVKHRNLTVLRGYYAGPPNLRLLVHDYMPNGNLATLLQEASHQDGHVLNWPMRHLIALGIARGLAFLHSSSMVHGDVKPQNVLFDADFEAHLSEFGLSKLVVARPTEPSTSTSVGTLGYISPEVALTGETTRESDAYSFGIVLLELLTGKRPLTFTQDEDIVKWVKRQLQRGQISELLEPGLLELDPESSEWEEFLLGIKVGLLCTAPDPLDRPTMADIVFMLEGCRVGPDIASSADPTCQPSPA